The following proteins are co-located in the Desulfoscipio sp. XC116 genome:
- a CDS encoding YueI family protein — translation MASDMQSEAIKSWVNKDILDRTLSAAIHGAPEIKHGEKMHYLGEFRERVFRLLTKEQVAQPGIYPEIVEALNDRRAAKLIVSGYINDRTVEKYRQLARQMGKSYTVVHDPALVGNAGLVVVADDAVDIMHIDVPDRKARLGRLGIPPALADAAGKKVCEKCYKKIVRADQEEALNYRKLTLTDRFWGEDCAACEDGHGNEKA, via the coding sequence TTGGCAAGTGACATGCAAAGCGAAGCAATCAAATCATGGGTGAACAAAGATATCCTTGACAGGACACTGTCGGCAGCTATTCATGGCGCCCCGGAAATCAAGCACGGTGAAAAGATGCATTATTTGGGCGAGTTCAGGGAACGGGTTTTTCGATTGCTTACCAAAGAACAAGTTGCCCAGCCGGGCATTTACCCGGAAATAGTGGAGGCACTTAATGATCGGCGGGCCGCTAAATTAATTGTCAGCGGCTATATCAATGATCGCACGGTGGAAAAATACAGGCAACTGGCCAGACAAATGGGTAAGAGCTATACAGTGGTTCATGACCCTGCTTTAGTCGGAAATGCCGGGCTGGTGGTGGTTGCTGACGATGCTGTGGATATTATGCATATTGACGTACCGGACAGAAAAGCAAGGCTTGGCCGGTTAGGCATACCGCCGGCTTTAGCGGATGCCGCCGGGAAAAAAGTGTGCGAAAAGTGCTATAAAAAAATTGTCCGGGCAGATCAGGAAGAAGCTCTTAATTATCGCAAACTCACTTTGACAGACCGTTTCTGGGGTGAAGACTGCGCCGCTTGTGAGGACGGACATGGAAATGAAAAAGCATAA
- a CDS encoding double-cubane-cluster-containing anaerobic reductase, with protein sequence MSNYNEMWRSLGLNMAAHDQLLQVLPPTYHDVYLTQPNRPQGMEYFDFVVNEIHGLRIQELQEHKKTGGKVFGAFCVFVPEEIVRAAGGICIGLCSGIDIGAAKAEKVLPRNICPLIKSFMGFKLDKVCPYFESCDVVVGETTCDGKKKAFEILNDYIPVHVMETPHMKKPRDRELWLEEVRDFAQLVQKTTGHNISTGDLAKAIKEVNGKRRALQRLAELRKQDPALISGKDSLVIEQIAMYDDIPRFTEKVNELCDELERKVQTGTGAFPRKTPRVIVTGTPMAIPNWKVPHIIETSGAVIVAEELCTGLRYFEKEVAEDAQTTDGLLENVAARYLGINCAVFTPNTGRMERLLQLAKDYQTDGVIHCALSFCDPYAVEANRVEIMLKQHNIPLLKIETGYDQEDTGQLKTRIEAFIEMISKA encoded by the coding sequence ATGAGTAATTATAATGAAATGTGGCGCTCGCTGGGACTGAATATGGCGGCCCATGACCAGTTGCTTCAAGTGTTGCCGCCCACCTATCACGATGTCTACCTAACACAGCCCAACCGGCCGCAAGGTATGGAATACTTTGATTTTGTGGTCAACGAAATACATGGTTTAAGAATACAGGAGTTACAGGAACATAAAAAAACCGGCGGCAAAGTATTCGGTGCCTTTTGTGTATTTGTGCCCGAGGAAATCGTGCGGGCCGCAGGCGGCATTTGTATCGGACTCTGTTCTGGGATAGACATAGGCGCGGCTAAAGCTGAAAAAGTGCTGCCGCGCAATATCTGCCCGCTGATTAAATCATTCATGGGTTTCAAGCTGGACAAAGTATGCCCTTACTTCGAATCCTGTGATGTAGTGGTGGGTGAAACTACCTGCGACGGTAAAAAGAAGGCCTTTGAAATACTAAATGACTATATTCCGGTGCATGTAATGGAAACACCGCATATGAAAAAACCACGTGACCGGGAACTGTGGCTGGAGGAAGTACGGGACTTCGCACAGCTGGTGCAAAAAACGACCGGCCATAACATATCGACAGGAGATCTGGCCAAAGCCATCAAAGAGGTAAACGGCAAGCGACGGGCCTTGCAGCGTCTGGCCGAACTGCGCAAGCAAGACCCGGCACTTATAAGCGGCAAGGACAGTCTGGTCATTGAACAAATTGCCATGTATGACGATATACCCAGGTTTACGGAAAAAGTCAATGAATTATGCGATGAGCTGGAAAGAAAAGTGCAGACAGGCACCGGGGCTTTCCCCCGCAAGACACCACGGGTGATTGTTACCGGCACACCAATGGCTATTCCCAACTGGAAAGTGCCCCATATCATTGAAACCAGCGGCGCGGTAATAGTAGCTGAGGAATTATGCACCGGTCTGCGCTACTTTGAAAAGGAAGTGGCCGAAGATGCACAAACAACGGACGGCCTGCTGGAAAATGTGGCGGCGAGATACCTTGGTATCAACTGCGCTGTTTTCACACCCAACACCGGGCGTATGGAAAGACTGCTCCAGCTGGCTAAAGACTATCAGACGGACGGGGTGATCCACTGTGCACTGTCTTTTTGCGACCCCTATGCCGTAGAGGCCAACCGGGTGGAAATAATGCTTAAACAACATAACATACCTCTGCTGAAAATTGAAACCGGCTATGACCAGGAGGATACCGGACAGCTCAAAACAAGAATAGAAGCGTTTATCGAGATGATTAGCAAAGCGTAA
- a CDS encoding CoA ester lyase, giving the protein MGLLRCLLFVPGTDRKKIDKAFTLNTDAVIMDLEDAVAMSEKNTARQVVGKIIKSPALPVTYVRVNAVTSPYILADLQTAVQPGLSGIMVAKTETAEEVRQADWLIGLLEAERNIPGGTLDLIPFIESARGIENASEIAAACSRIKRLAFGGNDYTADTWTTYSEEGIELFYARAKLIAASRMAGIEPPLDTVCPFIKNIETLRKDARRARKMGFQGKLVIHPSQISPIMETFSPTPEEVAAAEKIVAAFNNAESQGTGVIQLDGKMVEYPIVDRARQILTAAREIKKNTGE; this is encoded by the coding sequence ATGGGTTTACTGAGATGCTTGTTATTCGTTCCCGGTACCGATCGCAAAAAAATTGACAAAGCATTTACTTTAAACACCGACGCAGTCATCATGGACCTGGAGGACGCAGTGGCCATGAGTGAAAAGAACACCGCCCGGCAAGTGGTCGGCAAGATTATCAAATCCCCGGCATTGCCGGTCACATACGTACGGGTTAATGCGGTGACATCACCCTATATTCTAGCCGATCTGCAGACTGCGGTACAGCCGGGACTGAGCGGTATCATGGTAGCCAAGACGGAAACAGCGGAGGAAGTACGTCAGGCGGACTGGCTGATTGGCCTGTTGGAGGCGGAACGGAACATTCCCGGCGGCACACTGGATCTGATACCCTTTATTGAAAGCGCCCGGGGCATTGAAAACGCAAGCGAAATAGCGGCTGCCTGTTCCAGAATAAAAAGATTGGCCTTTGGTGGCAACGATTACACGGCGGATACCTGGACCACCTACTCCGAGGAGGGCATCGAGCTTTTTTACGCCCGGGCCAAACTTATCGCCGCCTCCCGGATGGCCGGCATTGAGCCGCCGCTGGATACCGTTTGCCCCTTTATTAAAAATATCGAGACACTCCGAAAAGACGCCCGCCGCGCCAGAAAAATGGGCTTTCAGGGTAAACTGGTTATTCACCCGTCCCAAATCAGTCCGATTATGGAAACATTCAGTCCCACCCCGGAGGAAGTGGCAGCGGCGGAAAAAATTGTGGCCGCCTTTAATAATGCAGAGTCCCAAGGCACCGGAGTAATCCAACTGGACGGCAAAATGGTGGAATACCCCATCGTCGACCGTGCCCGGCAAATACTGACTGCCGCGCGAGAGATTAAAAAGAACACCGGGGAGTAA
- a CDS encoding DNA internalization-related competence protein ComEC/Rec2, translating to MNRPLLAIALSFIAGIVLNALWGFVPGVLLFFALGCILFALANCYFTWSDNRLVLVLLFVLLGWFAAGVDGMQRPDGAERFAGHFVALEGMVTREPDVREEYTGYVLAVESVWLGDKRAPSGGLTLVRMYGGSAGYSYGDRLRVRGFLYQPEEPGNFGAFNYRDYLARRGIYSLMRVDRPDEVKRLGGGGNAVIRLALQSKQRLLQVASCTLDERQAAVLAGMLFGGKGGIDRFVNDIFIQNGVFHVLSVSGLHVGYVLAGVLLLAGVLRVPRRAVPFLALAVLLFYALMTGMGPAVVRAVVMAMLVLLAVQLGRERDWPNSLALAALVVLLFEPSALYEIGFQLSFAATWGILYLMHPIGKLLLKRWGLPRWLGIPLGVTIAAQLATLPLQVYYFNLVTPVALLANLLLVPLVGLIMLLGFLGSLIGIIFLPAAMLINIGTGELIDFFIGLAHLISLLPGGSSYVATPSWYAVALWYAGLVGLVEVISGRLSLLSVLPLPLSSLRMANRWKRLAPAGVAVLLVLIVLWPWGGAGGRMQVYFIDVGQGDSILVRFPGGRTMLVDAGGRSGDLNEGRSVGESVVVPYLHRLGMDKLDVLVVTHAHGDHAGGVPPVAEKLRVGALVLSGAPGYEELLDIIDPLDIPVCRVGAGQVLHIDEAVEVAVLAPAGEMPANAAEDLNNASLVIRLDYGQVSFLLTGDAEQEAQQKLLDSGAPLQADVLKVPHHGSRFFAPEFFDAVAPDYAVIQVGKNNRFGHPARDTLDALDSAGAHVLRNDRDGAVLITTDGRDVSVQTAR from the coding sequence ATGAACCGGCCGTTGCTGGCGATAGCATTAAGCTTTATAGCGGGCATTGTTTTAAATGCTTTATGGGGATTCGTGCCCGGGGTGTTATTATTTTTTGCCTTGGGTTGTATTTTATTTGCGCTGGCCAATTGTTACTTTACCTGGAGCGATAACCGCTTGGTTTTAGTTTTACTCTTTGTTTTGCTTGGTTGGTTTGCCGCCGGAGTGGACGGCATGCAGCGCCCGGATGGGGCGGAGCGTTTTGCCGGGCATTTTGTGGCCTTGGAAGGTATGGTGACCCGGGAGCCCGATGTGCGGGAGGAATATACGGGCTATGTATTAGCGGTTGAGTCGGTTTGGCTTGGCGATAAAAGGGCGCCGTCCGGGGGATTGACGCTGGTCAGGATGTATGGGGGCTCTGCCGGTTACAGTTATGGCGACCGCTTGCGGGTGCGGGGATTTCTGTATCAACCTGAGGAACCCGGCAATTTCGGGGCTTTTAATTACCGGGACTATCTGGCGCGGCGGGGTATTTACAGCTTAATGAGGGTGGATAGGCCGGACGAGGTCAAGCGTCTTGGCGGCGGAGGTAATGCTGTTATACGTTTGGCTTTGCAGAGCAAACAAAGATTACTGCAAGTGGCGAGCTGTACGCTGGACGAAAGACAGGCGGCGGTGCTGGCCGGGATGCTGTTCGGCGGCAAGGGTGGTATTGACCGGTTTGTAAATGATATTTTTATCCAAAACGGGGTGTTCCATGTACTTAGCGTCAGCGGCCTGCATGTAGGTTATGTGCTGGCCGGGGTGCTGCTGCTGGCCGGGGTTTTGAGAGTGCCGCGCCGGGCTGTGCCCTTTTTGGCGCTGGCGGTGCTTTTGTTTTATGCGCTGATGACCGGCATGGGTCCGGCAGTGGTGCGGGCCGTTGTCATGGCCATGCTGGTGCTGTTGGCCGTGCAGTTGGGCAGGGAGAGGGATTGGCCCAATAGCCTGGCCCTGGCGGCACTGGTTGTCTTATTGTTCGAACCGTCCGCGTTGTATGAAATAGGCTTTCAACTATCCTTCGCCGCCACCTGGGGGATATTATATCTGATGCATCCGATCGGTAAACTTTTACTGAAGCGGTGGGGATTACCTCGTTGGCTCGGTATTCCCCTTGGGGTAACCATTGCTGCTCAGTTGGCCACATTGCCACTGCAGGTTTATTATTTTAATCTGGTGACTCCTGTGGCTCTGCTGGCTAATTTATTACTGGTGCCCCTGGTGGGCCTGATTATGCTGCTTGGTTTTCTGGGTTCGCTTATCGGCATTATTTTTTTACCCGCCGCCATGCTTATAAACATAGGCACAGGTGAATTAATAGATTTTTTTATTGGCCTTGCACATTTAATCAGTCTTCTGCCCGGGGGATCGTCCTATGTGGCCACACCCTCCTGGTATGCGGTGGCGCTTTGGTATGCCGGACTGGTTGGCCTGGTGGAAGTAATTAGCGGGCGCTTATCTCTGTTATCGGTTTTACCCTTGCCGTTGTCCTCGCTCCGCATGGCTAACCGGTGGAAAAGATTAGCTCCGGCGGGGGTAGCTGTTCTGTTGGTGCTGATTGTTCTTTGGCCCTGGGGCGGTGCCGGCGGGCGGATGCAGGTGTATTTCATCGATGTGGGCCAGGGCGACAGCATACTGGTGCGCTTTCCCGGCGGGCGTACTATGTTGGTGGATGCGGGCGGGCGATCGGGGGACCTTAATGAGGGGAGAAGCGTGGGGGAGTCGGTGGTGGTGCCCTATCTGCACCGGTTGGGCATGGATAAACTGGATGTGCTGGTGGTTACCCACGCCCATGGTGACCACGCCGGTGGAGTGCCGCCTGTGGCGGAAAAATTGCGTGTCGGCGCACTGGTGCTGTCAGGTGCTCCGGGCTATGAGGAATTGCTGGATATTATCGATCCCCTTGATATTCCAGTCTGCCGGGTGGGGGCCGGACAAGTTTTGCATATTGATGAGGCCGTGGAAGTCGCAGTGCTGGCCCCCGCCGGGGAAATGCCCGCCAATGCGGCGGAGGATTTGAACAATGCCTCTCTGGTAATACGCCTGGATTACGGGCAGGTATCTTTTTTGTTAACCGGAGATGCGGAGCAGGAAGCTCAGCAAAAACTGCTGGACAGCGGTGCGCCGCTGCAAGCTGATGTGCTCAAAGTGCCGCACCATGGCAGCCGTTTTTTTGCACCGGAATTTTTTGACGCGGTGGCGCCGGACTACGCCGTTATTCAGGTGGGCAAAAACAACCGTTTTGGTCACCCGGCCCGGGATACGCTGGATGCGTTAGACAGTGCCGGTGCTCATGTTTTACGCAACGACCGGGACGGTGCGGTGCTTATCACCACCGATGGGCGGGATGTATCGGTGCAAACAGCCAGATGA
- a CDS encoding ATPase P, producing MISIDIPGQEQLHIKHIVLDYNGTLAKDGIPLPGVKEKLNLLSIHINVHILTADTFGKCADACRGINAAVQILKQPVGTEEKEKFVADLGAENVAAVGNGANDRLMLARAALGIVILGPEGAAVKTLQCADVVVKDINDGLELLMYPQRLTATLRI from the coding sequence ATGATAAGCATTGACATTCCCGGACAAGAACAATTGCATATTAAACACATTGTCTTGGATTACAACGGCACATTGGCCAAAGACGGTATACCGCTGCCCGGCGTGAAGGAAAAATTAAATTTATTAAGTATACATATTAATGTGCACATATTGACGGCGGATACCTTTGGCAAATGCGCGGATGCATGCCGGGGAATAAACGCTGCGGTGCAAATCCTTAAACAACCGGTTGGCACTGAAGAAAAGGAAAAATTTGTGGCTGATTTGGGAGCGGAAAATGTGGCAGCGGTAGGTAACGGAGCCAACGACAGGCTGATGCTGGCCCGGGCTGCCCTGGGTATCGTGATACTGGGTCCGGAAGGAGCCGCGGTAAAAACGCTGCAGTGTGCAGATGTGGTGGTAAAGGATATTAATGACGGTCTGGAACTGCTCATGTATCCCCAAAGATTAACAGCAACGCTGCGGATTTAA
- a CDS encoding DUF169 domain-containing protein — MLLNVEELAKKDQLSYTEMADALEYLYKLDYHPVAVKFFWDEEEYNNFKVEKLPGPKMTVCQIALASRMNNFIIKANGDNLMCGNAKTCFGLRAPSDEEVDGHVKYTADWDHAKDCLMAKPKLPLGALKGFMTAPLSKTPVDPDVVFMVTNVLQAYHILNDYVGGKKVPTLQFNHTVNSAVCGGMVHCYNTEKPNMTCMCAGSYTSGKTEKGELNVFIPGKDIATVAQQLVRRTAKYGGASMVGSPGQEWPGLDVCKKCPMVRYKDAE, encoded by the coding sequence ATGCTTTTAAATGTTGAAGAGCTTGCCAAGAAGGATCAGCTGAGCTATACCGAAATGGCGGATGCACTGGAATATTTATATAAACTTGATTATCACCCGGTAGCGGTGAAATTTTTCTGGGACGAAGAAGAGTATAACAACTTCAAGGTAGAGAAATTACCCGGACCTAAAATGACTGTCTGTCAAATCGCTTTGGCTTCCCGGATGAATAATTTTATCATCAAGGCCAACGGGGATAATTTAATGTGCGGTAACGCCAAAACTTGTTTTGGTTTACGCGCTCCCAGCGATGAAGAAGTTGACGGGCATGTTAAATATACAGCGGATTGGGATCATGCCAAAGATTGCTTAATGGCTAAGCCAAAGCTGCCTCTGGGTGCATTGAAAGGTTTTATGACAGCTCCCCTGTCCAAGACCCCTGTTGATCCGGACGTAGTATTCATGGTCACCAATGTATTGCAGGCTTATCATATCTTAAACGACTATGTAGGGGGTAAAAAGGTACCCACCTTGCAGTTTAACCATACTGTAAACTCAGCGGTATGCGGTGGTATGGTACATTGCTACAATACGGAAAAACCCAATATGACCTGTATGTGCGCCGGTAGCTATACTTCCGGCAAAACCGAAAAGGGTGAATTAAACGTATTTATCCCCGGCAAGGATATTGCCACAGTAGCTCAGCAACTGGTTCGCCGTACTGCTAAATACGGTGGTGCTTCAATGGTCGGCTCCCCCGGTCAGGAATGGCCCGGCCTTGATGTTTGTAAAAAATGCCCGATGGTTCGCTACAAAGACGCTGAGTAA
- the crcB gene encoding fluoride efflux transporter CrcB: MIDVAAVGVGGFLGAVSRYLVVRMIAKVWRGDFPLGTFVVNMLGSFALGLLVAYPYFAVRLMGGSARVAIGVGFMGSFTTYSTFMYESFMLGKRGKVWLGFAYVLASVAMGLFLAWLAVYCL, translated from the coding sequence ATGATTGACGTGGCAGCGGTAGGGGTCGGCGGGTTTTTGGGTGCTGTGAGCCGCTATTTGGTGGTTAGAATGATTGCCAAAGTATGGCGTGGGGATTTTCCCCTGGGCACCTTCGTGGTGAATATGCTGGGCAGTTTTGCCTTGGGCTTGTTGGTTGCCTACCCTTATTTCGCTGTTCGGCTTATGGGCGGCAGTGCCCGGGTGGCCATTGGTGTGGGGTTTATGGGTTCATTTACCACTTATTCCACCTTTATGTACGAGAGTTTTATGTTGGGCAAGCGGGGAAAAGTGTGGCTTGGTTTTGCCTATGTACTGGCCAGCGTGGCAATGGGCTTATTTTTAGCCTGGCTGGCTGTTTATTGTCTCTGA
- the yedE gene encoding YedE family putative selenium transporter, translating to MNKQRLLVIAAGGVLGLLAVVLVSTGNPANMGYCIACFLRDISGGLGLHRAAPVQYIRPEIIGLVLGAFIAAQATKEFRTVGGSSSFTRFTLGFFSMMGMLVFLGCPVRAVLRLAGGDLNAGVGLIGLVVGVAIGVWFLKAGFTLGRAVPQQKSNGYLFTVFMVLLFILLLMKPAFLFFSEQGPGYMHAPVWIALAAGLAVGVLAQRSRLCMVGGIRDFIILRDGHLLYGFIAIFVVALVGNLAVGAFHIGFAGQPVAHTDGLWNFLGMVLAGWAVVLLGGCPLRQLVAAAEGNTDCAVTIMGFMVGAAVSHNFGLAASADGVPPAGQIAVVLGMLVVFAIGIINRPAVVTGGVSVGKGS from the coding sequence TTGAATAAGCAGCGGCTGTTGGTTATTGCCGCCGGAGGCGTGCTGGGACTGCTGGCGGTGGTATTGGTGTCCACCGGCAATCCGGCCAACATGGGTTATTGTATAGCCTGTTTTCTGCGGGATATATCGGGCGGATTGGGTTTGCACAGGGCCGCGCCGGTACAGTACATAAGACCTGAAATTATAGGTCTGGTATTAGGTGCTTTTATTGCTGCCCAGGCCACCAAAGAATTCAGGACTGTAGGTGGTTCCAGTTCCTTTACCCGGTTTACTTTGGGTTTTTTTTCCATGATGGGTATGCTGGTGTTCTTGGGTTGTCCCGTGCGGGCGGTTTTGCGCCTGGCCGGGGGTGACTTAAACGCCGGTGTGGGGCTAATCGGGCTAGTGGTCGGCGTGGCTATCGGGGTTTGGTTTTTAAAAGCCGGTTTTACTTTGGGCCGGGCTGTTCCCCAACAGAAAAGTAACGGTTATTTATTTACAGTATTTATGGTGCTCTTATTTATTCTTTTATTGATGAAACCCGCCTTTTTGTTTTTTAGCGAACAAGGTCCGGGCTATATGCATGCACCTGTTTGGATCGCGCTGGCGGCGGGTTTGGCGGTTGGTGTGCTGGCCCAGCGGTCCAGGCTTTGTATGGTCGGTGGTATCAGGGATTTTATTATTTTACGGGATGGCCACCTGCTATATGGTTTCATAGCTATATTTGTAGTAGCTCTGGTGGGAAATCTGGCGGTGGGAGCTTTCCATATCGGATTTGCCGGGCAGCCGGTAGCCCATACCGATGGCCTGTGGAATTTTTTAGGGATGGTACTGGCGGGTTGGGCCGTGGTGCTTTTAGGTGGTTGCCCGCTGCGGCAACTGGTGGCGGCCGCTGAAGGAAATACCGACTGTGCCGTTACGATCATGGGATTTATGGTCGGGGCGGCTGTGTCCCATAACTTCGGTCTGGCTGCCAGCGCGGACGGAGTTCCTCCGGCCGGTCAGATAGCGGTAGTCTTGGGCATGCTGGTTGTGTTTGCCATAGGAATTATTAACCGCCCGGCGGTGGTAACGGGAGGTGTGAGCGTTGGTAAGGGAAGTTGA
- a CDS encoding sulfurtransferase TusA family protein, whose protein sequence is MVREVDARGLLCPEPVMLTKQALDSMSNGTVKVLVTNAASRENVSRLAENKGWQVEISNQGEDILLTLTK, encoded by the coding sequence TTGGTAAGGGAAGTTGATGCCCGTGGATTGTTGTGTCCGGAACCTGTAATGCTTACCAAGCAAGCTTTGGACAGCATGAGTAACGGTACTGTCAAGGTGCTGGTCACAAACGCCGCGTCAAGGGAAAATGTATCCCGCTTGGCCGAAAATAAAGGGTGGCAGGTGGAAATATCAAATCAAGGTGAAGATATATTGTTGACCTTGACTAAATAG
- a CDS encoding ComEA family DNA-binding protein, translated as MFQVEKRHQLVLLILAAVILFGAGNKYARMQTAAPLIADTPVNAAAENNDSGTDSAAEPNAARDTRQIVVHVAGAVQKPGVYRLPAGSRVVDAVNMAGPTDNSALDYLNLAAALEDGKQITVYSLEQINSQQLPGSVPGAMTAEGTSAPALAIGAAGGGININTASMTQLEELPGIGPSLAQRIIDYRTQNGPFMTVEDIQNVSGIGEKRFEQLKSQICVN; from the coding sequence ATGTTTCAGGTGGAGAAGAGGCATCAGCTGGTGCTGTTGATTTTGGCGGCAGTGATACTTTTTGGTGCGGGAAACAAATACGCCCGCATGCAAACCGCGGCTCCTCTGATTGCGGACACTCCGGTGAACGCTGCGGCTGAAAATAATGATTCCGGGACTGATTCCGCAGCTGAACCAAATGCTGCGCGGGATACGCGGCAAATTGTTGTTCATGTGGCCGGGGCGGTGCAAAAACCTGGCGTATACCGCTTGCCCGCCGGATCCCGGGTGGTGGATGCCGTTAACATGGCCGGCCCAACTGATAATTCCGCCCTCGATTATCTTAACCTGGCCGCAGCACTGGAAGATGGCAAGCAAATCACTGTCTACAGCCTGGAGCAGATAAACAGCCAGCAGTTGCCGGGTTCGGTACCGGGGGCAATGACCGCTGAAGGAACCTCCGCACCTGCTCTTGCCATTGGTGCTGCCGGCGGGGGTATTAACATAAATACCGCCTCAATGACTCAACTGGAGGAACTGCCTGGCATTGGACCGTCCCTGGCCCAAAGAATTATTGATTATCGTACTCAAAACGGCCCTTTTATGACTGTTGAGGATATTCAAAACGTTTCCGGCATTGGCGAAAAACGTTTCGAACAGCTCAAAAGCCAAATCTGTGTCAATTAA
- a CDS encoding acyl-CoA dehydratase activase: protein MVKLYAGIDIGSRSIGFVVLSNDRITFSKLEDTGFEPLTAAKKLLTGHYNRVVATGYGRHAARSDFADQVVTEIKAHAIGAGHIFPGARTVLDIGGQDTKVILLNNNGAVIDFQMNDRCSAGTGKFLEVMAAALGYANVAEFGESALTGGSDIKISNMCTVFAESEAVSLMHQGTPRADIALALHASVVERTAGMLQRLSFSTPLVFSGGVANNRCIVTLLAKKLGVQVLVPPQPQLVGALGAALAAQKRESDSFTS from the coding sequence GTGGTTAAACTGTACGCTGGTATAGATATCGGTTCCCGATCCATTGGCTTTGTGGTATTATCGAATGACCGGATAACCTTTTCCAAGCTTGAAGATACGGGCTTTGAACCGCTTACTGCAGCTAAAAAGCTGCTGACCGGCCATTATAACCGGGTAGTTGCCACGGGCTACGGCAGGCATGCCGCCCGCTCCGACTTTGCCGATCAGGTGGTCACGGAAATCAAAGCCCATGCTATTGGAGCAGGACATATTTTCCCCGGCGCACGTACCGTACTGGACATCGGTGGTCAGGATACCAAAGTTATACTGCTGAACAATAATGGTGCTGTGATTGATTTTCAAATGAATGACCGGTGTTCCGCCGGTACAGGCAAATTCTTGGAGGTTATGGCTGCAGCCCTCGGTTATGCAAATGTAGCCGAATTTGGCGAATCCGCACTGACAGGCGGCAGTGATATCAAAATCAGTAATATGTGCACCGTATTTGCCGAATCAGAGGCGGTATCGCTCATGCATCAAGGAACACCCAGGGCGGACATCGCTCTGGCACTGCACGCCTCAGTGGTGGAAAGAACCGCGGGCATGTTACAAAGATTGAGCTTTAGCACTCCACTGGTCTTTTCAGGCGGAGTAGCCAACAACCGCTGCATAGTAACCTTGCTGGCGAAAAAATTAGGCGTGCAAGTTCTGGTGCCCCCTCAGCCGCAATTGGTGGGAGCACTGGGCGCAGCCCTGGCCGCTCAAAAGCGTGAAAGCGATTCTTTTACTTCTTAG